A genomic window from Silene latifolia isolate original U9 population chromosome Y, ASM4854445v1, whole genome shotgun sequence includes:
- the LOC141628844 gene encoding uncharacterized protein LOC141628844, giving the protein MGSIGFWNIRGMNNENKQKDIRWFLHNNNVGVFGLLETRVRLPAINKVHQGIGSDWATVNNIGSHDGGRIWIIWDDTNYKVEVLSSEAQVINARVTFIPTGDIWWMSVVYGFNRVADRLPLWQYLQLMHQVVVGLWVVMGDFNSVLAMDERIGSEISVAEMRDFQDCVDDCGIRDIPAHGSFFTWNNKQEVGDLVFSRIDRAMVNDDWLIK; this is encoded by the coding sequence ATGGGTAGCATTGGGTTCTGGAACATTCGTGGTATGAATAATGAGAATAAGCAAAAGGACATTAGGTGGTTTTTGCATAATAATAATGTAGGTGTTTTTGGTTTACTAGAGACTAGAGTTAGATTACCTGCTATTAATAAAGTTCACCAAGGCATTGGAAGTGATTGGGCTACGGTTAATAATATTGGAAGTCATGATGGAGGCAGAATATGGATTATCTGGGATGATACTAACTATAAAGTGGAGGTTCTGAGTTCTGAAGCTCAAGTTATTAATGCTAGGGTCACTTTTATTCCTACTGGGGATATATGGTGGATGTCTGTGGTCTATGGTTTTAATAGGGTTGCAGATAGACTACCACTGTGGCAGTATCTTCAATTGATGCATCAGGTGGTGGTTGGTCTATGGGTGGTTATGGGAGATTTCAATAGTGTTCTTGCAATGGATGAGAGGATAGGTTCTGAGATTTCTGTTGCAGAGATGAGGGATTTTCAGGACTGTGTGGATGATTGTGGTATAAGGGACATCCCTGCTCATGGATCTTTTTTTACCTGGAATAATAAGCAGGAGGTGGGGGATTTGGTGTTTAGCAGGATTGACAGAGCCATGGTCAATGATGATTGGTTAATCAAATAA